The Sphaerospermopsis torques-reginae ITEP-024 genome has a window encoding:
- a CDS encoding S-layer homology domain-containing protein, translating to MNKLAILTLGTLNLLTFVPTLPIIAQEVNTAKPSIENNVENPVKNPVKNPVENTDNGDLDYIQKVVESKLMDNLPDGKFYPEKLISRAELAAILVKAFYLDKRQAAKQEKSINVPDVPKYHWAYQDIQTVLKTDIMKGYRGNMFFPNQKVTRAEGLAIFAQAYGVFQFPDKTVNEILSKYPDQNSIPTWARKAIATVIAEGFINTDPNGNINPLSPMTRGDMAYLLSRYLQRQQKQAETPIVPTILQF from the coding sequence ATGAATAAATTAGCAATTTTGACCTTGGGGACATTAAATTTATTAACCTTTGTTCCTACTTTGCCAATAATAGCGCAGGAAGTCAACACAGCCAAGCCATCTATTGAAAATAATGTTGAAAATCCTGTTAAAAATCCTGTTAAAAATCCTGTTGAAAATACAGATAACGGCGATTTAGATTATATCCAAAAAGTTGTAGAATCCAAATTAATGGATAACTTGCCCGATGGAAAATTTTATCCAGAAAAATTAATCAGTAGAGCAGAATTAGCAGCAATTTTAGTCAAAGCATTTTATTTAGATAAACGCCAAGCAGCGAAACAAGAAAAATCCATAAATGTACCAGATGTTCCGAAATATCATTGGGCATATCAAGATATTCAAACAGTGCTGAAAACTGATATTATGAAAGGATATAGGGGGAATATGTTTTTCCCAAACCAAAAAGTCACTAGGGCAGAAGGGTTAGCAATTTTTGCCCAAGCTTATGGAGTATTTCAATTTCCCGATAAAACTGTGAACGAGATTTTATCAAAATACCCTGATCAAAATTCTATACCGACATGGGCGAGAAAGGCGATCGCCACAGTCATAGCAGAAGGTTTTATCAACACAGACCCTAACGGAAATATTAACCCATTAAGTCCTATGACTCGCGGTGACATGGCCTACTTGTTAAGTAGATATTTGCAACGCCAGCAAAAACAGGCAGAAACACCTATAGTTCCCACTATTCTGCAATTTTAA